In a single window of the Sulfurimonas sp. hsl 1-7 genome:
- a CDS encoding diguanylate cyclase translates to MKEKYFDGIELDIYIQRNELDLQKFLYIAIELCKVIESSHKQNITLRTLSSSSILIDAENGLSVTIVPNDKENQDKKNRIYRAPEQNERISLTIDHSVDIYSLGVIFYEILSEKLEDESKNSQDFFYELFTKEFPSLHELDASIPITISNIIDKMMAKNRNERYSDILSVHVDLAKSLQQLKENGSVGIFQLNSFKPFFKFNMNGLIYGREVPEQEIQKIIRAREPLNTLISVYGNSGVGKSFFMNKVLQDNKEYFSHILELKLERYQQNAPYEILYDALRNFTKQILSEDEKVVEAYRKQLQNILGNEAQILIDVIPEIEVIIGKQPQITDISPVDKKARFDSMLFHFMELFFQSEKPFCIYIDDLQWADEVIIQWIQNILLKFNNLFVFVTYRNEEVKEEHEIRQMFKRLYSYDVKIEEIHLKGLQKEDIKELLFNTMQLDQVDAVAEIIVHKTDGNAFFVNQYIKQLQENNTIRFSHETLEWYCDLQKLQEMPISDNVFEVLSRRIGLLDEHVRSLLNIAACLGSHFTYTELQSIYADDTLFEDALDVAVKDEWIILQTNAEEKGYSFSHDKMQEAIYSKLDDETLSRIHYEIGIQILQKEHKLENKTLISCVNHLNIGYKLLQDRAPLIDLNVKASLHSKKSGDFTNALIYIKKAMEFIFSETSNITDVSILKERGECEHLCHNSDEAVYYYEQALQLSDSKIQKAQIYELLIKFYSDISDFQKAYETGRKATKLFGFNMPKSFFPPQFVFDFVRLKIKLKGKSIDTLCQLRDAEDEEFIYLVKLAANSLQAAYQIRPELCVANAIKIVTLCLQKGLTKESVIAFTVFGVIFQGGILGNHTLGFDYYRLSINMLQRFENTIQHAEVKFVSGYFATSWKQPASMTEKLWEEAYENGLEIGDWFHTGCAAAGITQSMFMRGVNLSLMLEKIEHFLVVLKNIGTMEQYGAVLSVKQAILNLQGKTAEFDESDFIQSLENYHSKHFAHYYYINKLSVLYIQKEYKKALDLSNEGKKFASDSKGMLHNTEHIFYEALTVAKLYEYETFAVQFKYKKIIQKAKKNFYMWSKECAENFMARAYLLEAELYRLQGDTNKAIELYEEALNTAMIYMQTNLMAIANKLTQELYEELNQKKAAHSYEEAFLDNLVEWGMVEKGAEERIAKFDIETLMKASEIIVKEQRLSNLLQALVKIIIKNSGAQNVFLLLKEEEELFIEAQYSIDDNDTKVMQHQPYMESQKIVHPIINYVLRTQKSVVLDNLNESKIFFDVKNFHKQIKSLLCAPLILKGEIKGMIYLENNLLPGVFTDDKVELLQYLSGQIAISIENAVVYHNLEKAVALRTKELEIANKQLEKLSTIDPLTKIANRRQFETHMQNIWSLAIRKEVPTSIVMCDIDYFKKINDTYGHIVGDHVLKNIADIIQNSLKRTSDLAARYGGEEFIIALYDTDLEGAKRVCQSIADILKNDQNNFVIEGVKIDPFTISFGVSSLIPEKTHKYQQLVKSADEALYEAKRNGRNCIVSYVV, encoded by the coding sequence TTGAAAGAAAAATATTTTGACGGTATTGAGTTAGATATTTATATACAAAGAAATGAACTCGATCTTCAAAAATTTTTATACATTGCCATAGAGTTATGTAAGGTTATAGAAAGTTCCCATAAACAAAATATTACTCTTAGAACTCTAAGCAGCTCTTCTATATTGATCGATGCTGAAAATGGTTTATCGGTTACGATAGTTCCTAACGATAAAGAGAATCAGGATAAAAAGAACCGTATCTACAGAGCACCTGAACAAAATGAGAGGATAAGTCTTACGATAGACCATTCTGTAGATATTTACAGTCTCGGCGTTATCTTTTACGAAATACTTTCTGAAAAACTTGAAGATGAGAGTAAAAACTCTCAAGACTTTTTTTACGAACTTTTTACTAAAGAGTTTCCCTCTTTACATGAACTGGATGCTTCGATCCCTATAACCATATCCAATATTATCGACAAAATGATGGCAAAAAACCGTAATGAAAGATATAGTGACATACTCTCAGTACATGTTGATCTTGCAAAATCTCTTCAACAACTGAAAGAAAACGGTAGTGTAGGTATTTTTCAACTCAATAGTTTTAAACCGTTTTTCAAATTTAACATGAATGGACTTATTTATGGCAGGGAAGTTCCTGAACAAGAGATCCAAAAGATCATCAGGGCAAGAGAACCGTTAAATACACTTATATCGGTTTATGGTAATTCAGGCGTAGGGAAATCCTTTTTTATGAATAAGGTGCTTCAAGATAATAAAGAATATTTTAGTCATATTCTTGAACTAAAACTAGAACGCTATCAACAAAATGCCCCTTATGAGATCCTTTATGATGCTTTGCGAAATTTTACCAAACAGATCCTTTCAGAAGATGAGAAAGTAGTAGAAGCTTACAGAAAGCAGTTGCAAAATATTTTAGGCAACGAAGCGCAGATACTTATCGATGTTATACCGGAAATTGAAGTTATTATCGGTAAGCAACCGCAAATTACAGATATTAGTCCTGTAGATAAAAAAGCGCGTTTTGATAGTATGTTATTTCATTTTATGGAACTTTTCTTTCAATCTGAAAAGCCGTTTTGTATCTATATTGATGACTTGCAGTGGGCAGATGAGGTCATTATCCAGTGGATACAAAACATCCTATTAAAGTTCAACAATCTTTTTGTATTTGTCACGTATCGTAATGAAGAGGTCAAAGAGGAACATGAGATTAGACAGATGTTTAAGAGACTCTACTCTTATGATGTAAAAATAGAAGAGATCCACCTCAAAGGTCTTCAAAAAGAGGACATTAAAGAGCTCTTATTTAACACGATGCAATTAGACCAAGTAGATGCAGTAGCAGAGATCATTGTACATAAAACGGATGGGAATGCTTTTTTTGTAAACCAGTATATTAAACAGCTCCAAGAAAACAATACGATCCGTTTTAGCCATGAGACTCTTGAGTGGTACTGTGACCTGCAAAAACTGCAGGAGATGCCTATCAGCGATAATGTGTTTGAGGTTTTGAGCAGAAGAATAGGACTGCTTGACGAGCATGTACGTAGTTTGTTGAATATCGCAGCCTGTTTAGGGAGCCATTTTACTTATACAGAATTGCAAAGCATCTATGCAGATGATACTTTATTTGAAGATGCCTTGGATGTAGCTGTAAAAGATGAGTGGATCATTTTACAGACAAACGCCGAGGAAAAAGGGTACAGTTTTTCTCATGACAAGATGCAAGAGGCAATCTACTCGAAACTTGATGATGAAACATTATCCCGTATCCATTATGAAATAGGGATCCAGATCCTTCAAAAGGAACATAAGCTTGAGAACAAGACGCTTATCTCTTGTGTAAATCATTTAAATATAGGCTATAAGCTGCTTCAAGATAGAGCTCCTCTTATAGACCTGAATGTCAAAGCCTCATTACATTCTAAAAAAAGCGGCGACTTTACAAATGCCTTGATTTATATTAAAAAAGCTATGGAATTTATCTTCAGCGAAACATCAAACATAACAGATGTTTCTATCCTTAAAGAGAGGGGAGAGTGTGAACATCTTTGCCATAATAGTGACGAAGCTGTATATTACTATGAACAAGCACTGCAGCTGAGTGATTCGAAGATACAAAAAGCACAGATATATGAACTCTTAATCAAGTTCTATTCCGATATTTCCGATTTTCAAAAAGCGTATGAAACGGGCCGTAAAGCAACGAAGCTTTTTGGATTTAATATGCCGAAAAGTTTTTTCCCGCCACAGTTCGTATTTGATTTTGTCCGTTTAAAAATAAAGCTTAAAGGGAAAAGTATCGATACGCTTTGTCAGCTTAGAGATGCAGAAGATGAAGAGTTTATCTATCTTGTTAAGCTTGCGGCTAATTCTCTACAGGCAGCGTACCAGATAAGACCGGAACTTTGTGTAGCCAATGCTATTAAAATTGTTACTCTTTGTTTGCAAAAAGGTTTGACAAAAGAGTCGGTGATCGCATTTACCGTTTTTGGTGTGATCTTTCAAGGCGGTATCTTGGGCAATCATACACTAGGGTTTGACTACTACCGTCTTTCGATCAATATGCTCCAAAGATTTGAAAATACTATACAGCATGCAGAGGTTAAGTTTGTCAGCGGTTACTTTGCAACTTCATGGAAACAACCTGCTTCTATGACGGAAAAGCTATGGGAAGAAGCTTATGAAAACGGTCTTGAGATCGGAGATTGGTTCCATACAGGGTGTGCAGCTGCGGGGATAACACAGAGTATGTTTATGCGGGGTGTCAACCTCTCTCTGATGTTGGAGAAGATAGAACATTTTTTAGTCGTACTCAAAAACATCGGAACCATGGAACAATATGGTGCAGTTTTGAGCGTTAAACAGGCAATACTCAATCTACAGGGAAAAACGGCTGAGTTTGACGAGTCTGATTTCATTCAATCTCTTGAGAACTATCATTCAAAACATTTCGCTCATTATTATTACATAAACAAGTTGAGTGTGCTTTACATACAGAAAGAGTATAAAAAAGCATTGGATCTATCCAACGAAGGGAAAAAATTTGCATCTGATTCAAAAGGGATGCTACACAATACAGAGCATATTTTCTATGAAGCACTGACAGTAGCCAAACTCTATGAATACGAAACCTTTGCCGTACAATTTAAGTATAAAAAAATTATTCAAAAAGCAAAGAAAAACTTTTACATGTGGTCTAAAGAGTGTGCAGAGAACTTTATGGCCAGAGCTTATCTTTTAGAAGCGGAACTCTATCGGCTTCAAGGAGATACAAACAAAGCTATAGAGCTTTATGAAGAAGCTTTAAATACTGCTATGATCTATATGCAGACAAACCTCATGGCAATTGCAAATAAGTTGACACAGGAGCTCTATGAAGAGCTCAATCAGAAAAAAGCTGCACATAGCTATGAAGAAGCATTTTTAGACAACCTAGTTGAATGGGGAATGGTAGAGAAAGGAGCTGAAGAAAGGATCGCAAAATTCGATATTGAAACGTTGATGAAAGCTTCGGAAATTATCGTAAAAGAACAGCGTCTTTCAAATCTTTTACAGGCTCTTGTGAAAATTATTATTAAAAATTCCGGAGCGCAAAACGTTTTTCTACTCTTAAAAGAGGAGGAAGAACTTTTCATAGAGGCTCAATACTCTATTGATGATAATGATACTAAAGTGATGCAGCATCAGCCTTATATGGAGTCACAAAAGATAGTACATCCGATAATTAACTATGTTTTACGCACGCAGAAATCTGTTGTTCTTGATAATCTCAATGAAAGCAAAATATTTTTTGATGTAAAAAATTTCCATAAACAAATTAAGTCCCTTCTTTGTGCACCGTTGATCCTCAAAGGGGAGATAAAAGGGATGATTTATCTGGAAAACAATTTACTTCCGGGTGTGTTTACCGATGATAAAGTGGAACTTTTACAGTATCTCAGCGGACAAATAGCGATATCGATCGAGAATGCCGTTGTGTATCATAATCTGGAAAAAGCAGTTGCCTTACGGACAAAAGAGCTGGAGATTGCAAATAAACAGCTTGAAAAACTTTCAACTATCGATCCTCTTACAAAAATAGCTAACAGACGTCAGTTTGAAACCCATATGCAAAACATCTGGAGCCTTGCGATACGTAAAGAGGTACCAACCTCTATTGTTATGTGTGATATAGACTATTTTAAAAAGATCAACGACACATACGGACATATTGTCGGGGATCATGTTTTAAAGAATATTGCTGATATTATTCAAAACTCTTTAAAACGCACCTCAGACCTTGCTGCTAGATACGGTGGTGAGGAGTTTATTATTGCGTTGTACGATACTGACCTTGAAGGGGCTAAAAGAGTGTGTCAAAGTATTGCAGACATCCTTAAAAATGATCAAAATAACTTTGTTATAGAGGGGGTTAAAATAGACCCATTTACCATCAGTTTCGGTGTATCTAGTCTCATACCTGAAAAAACACATAAATACCAACAGCTTGTAAAAAGTGCAGATGAAGCTCTTTATGAAGCTAAACGTAACGGTAGGAATTGCATCGTTAGCTATGTAGTATAG
- a CDS encoding EAL domain-containing protein, with protein MQERILDRWFSQLTNTKIYLIAYLLGAFIFIVAMVSIFNIVNKNDVSTVSIQHFKNKFLEREEYINDFFNSYISSLNVLSENVYLNKYINAQNDKEIVENLFLTIEKSFPDIFQIRLLDMDGVEKVRIERIVRDANSKETKYYVVPTSLLQDKSHRDYFEQFKGLSQGEIGISNIDLNIEHNKIELPKKATIRLGKVLYDNQGVQRGMLIYNISLHTLFKKLNEATFYNIYIIDDKGRYILNNNNHGGIEGDQFESKTIFDTFAKKTADELLAQPYYYGERFYSAEIDNIKNGQNLKMIMDLKFDQISQDINSIQNKFIYFLIFLAIALLPVVYFFSKIPAVMQKRMNNTKNIDELTKIPNRRCLFIDLQQHEFKQSVIVLIHINNYIKIQNIYGHEIANKLMQMVAKTLSECTEEHLAKVYRYNNEGFALKYNYHNLDMMKKFLRKIHNYLEAHTFQVEDDIEVLLDITIGASTPEQLNNNIDELKEAEVALEHAIDQKHDYYIYRNLHPHSVETNKKNLKVAQSVKQAIDNKKLELHYQPIINNETGIIEKYETLMRIKNGEQLLYPDTFIPIAKELKKYKSLTRMLVEQSFAYFQNKPFEFSINLSIEDVQDETFQTFLFSKIEEYKVHNKLVVEIVESENINDYQFFYKFIKNLKEAKCRVAIDDFGSGYSNFQHIIALSDYIDYIKLDGSLIRDILTDPKAQKLVKNIKLLCEELSLKTIAEYVENIEIFNYLKNLGIDYSQGYYIGKPSSIIRYNLDVA; from the coding sequence GTGCAGGAACGAATTTTAGACAGATGGTTTTCACAACTTACAAATACTAAAATCTATCTCATAGCTTATCTCTTGGGTGCATTTATATTCATCGTAGCCATGGTAAGTATCTTTAACATAGTAAATAAAAATGATGTCTCAACCGTATCTATTCAGCACTTCAAAAACAAATTTCTTGAAAGAGAAGAGTATATAAACGATTTTTTCAACTCTTACATCTCCTCTTTAAATGTTCTCTCTGAGAATGTGTATCTCAATAAATACATTAATGCTCAAAATGACAAAGAGATTGTAGAAAACCTCTTTTTAACTATAGAAAAATCTTTTCCGGATATTTTTCAAATACGTCTTTTAGATATGGACGGTGTTGAAAAAGTAAGGATAGAACGTATAGTCCGTGATGCCAACTCTAAAGAAACCAAATATTATGTTGTTCCCACCTCTTTACTGCAAGATAAATCACATAGAGATTATTTTGAACAATTTAAAGGGTTATCTCAAGGTGAAATCGGGATATCGAACATCGATTTAAATATAGAACACAATAAGATAGAACTCCCTAAAAAAGCGACAATACGTCTTGGAAAAGTTTTGTATGACAATCAGGGTGTACAACGTGGAATGCTGATCTACAACATCTCCCTGCACACATTGTTCAAAAAACTCAATGAAGCTACGTTCTATAATATCTATATCATAGATGATAAAGGTCGTTATATCCTTAATAATAATAACCATGGGGGTATAGAGGGTGATCAGTTTGAGAGTAAAACTATTTTTGATACTTTTGCTAAAAAGACAGCTGATGAACTCCTTGCACAACCTTACTATTACGGAGAGAGATTTTATTCTGCTGAAATCGACAATATAAAAAACGGACAAAACCTAAAAATGATTATGGATTTAAAATTTGATCAGATAAGCCAAGATATCAATTCGATTCAAAATAAATTTATATATTTTTTAATTTTTTTAGCGATAGCTCTTTTACCGGTTGTATATTTTTTCTCAAAAATCCCCGCAGTTATGCAAAAAAGAATGAACAATACTAAAAATATTGATGAGTTGACAAAAATACCAAATCGCCGTTGCCTTTTTATTGATTTACAACAGCATGAATTTAAACAATCTGTGATCGTGTTGATACATATCAATAATTACATCAAAATTCAAAATATTTACGGTCATGAGATCGCAAATAAATTAATGCAAATGGTTGCTAAGACACTTAGTGAATGTACCGAGGAGCATTTAGCAAAAGTGTATCGTTACAATAACGAAGGATTTGCATTAAAATATAATTATCACAACTTAGATATGATGAAAAAATTTTTACGTAAAATTCATAACTATTTAGAAGCTCATACATTCCAGGTAGAAGACGATATTGAAGTTTTACTCGATATCACTATCGGTGCGAGTACTCCGGAACAACTTAATAACAACATTGATGAACTCAAAGAAGCAGAAGTTGCACTTGAACATGCCATCGATCAAAAACATGATTATTACATCTATAGGAATCTTCATCCACATAGTGTTGAAACAAACAAAAAAAATCTCAAAGTAGCTCAAAGTGTAAAGCAAGCTATTGACAATAAAAAACTAGAACTTCATTACCAACCTATTATCAACAATGAAACCGGTATTATAGAAAAATATGAGACACTTATGAGAATTAAAAACGGCGAGCAGTTACTCTATCCAGATACATTTATCCCTATCGCCAAAGAGTTAAAAAAGTATAAATCTTTAACACGTATGTTAGTGGAACAATCATTTGCATATTTTCAAAATAAACCGTTTGAATTTTCGATCAACTTAAGTATTGAAGATGTTCAAGATGAGACTTTTCAAACCTTTTTATTTTCCAAAATTGAGGAATATAAAGTTCATAACAAACTGGTTGTAGAGATTGTTGAGTCGGAAAATATTAATGATTATCAATTCTTTTATAAATTTATAAAAAACCTCAAAGAGGCCAAATGTCGAGTAGCTATTGATGATTTTGGAAGCGGTTATTCAAACTTTCAACACATTATAGCTTTAAGTGATTATATCGACTACATAAAGCTTGACGGCTCACTTATCAGAGATATACTCACTGATCCAAAAGCGCAAAAACTCGTTAAAAATATCAAGTTATTATGTGAGGAGCTTTCTCTCAAAACAATCGCAGAATATGTTGAAAACATTGAGATATTTAATTATTTAAAAAATTTAGGGATTGACTACTCTCAAGGATATTATATAGGCAAACCAAGTTCTATCATTAGATACAATCTTGATGTAGCCTAA
- a CDS encoding response regulator transcription factor, with protein MKVLIVDRDKELANELQEYFRKKSIEIDLLYSYDKILEEYNQVNLHEYDSFIFEIDNENQQALDILDYMNILEIDKPVIFISKEKGIDLLSKAFAMGGEDFITKPFHIKELELRMLKGIRKKISKDEIELPNEYTYIYSEYAVAKHHSYIDMTMKQKQLLYLLITNKNNLVTYSMIADYVYNGKEFSNNAIATHIRDIRKKLPGIPIKAIKGHGYILKV; from the coding sequence ATGAAAGTATTGATTGTTGATCGAGATAAAGAGCTTGCGAATGAATTACAAGAGTATTTCAGGAAGAAAAGTATTGAGATAGATCTATTATATTCATACGATAAAATTCTTGAAGAGTATAACCAGGTGAATCTTCATGAATATGACAGCTTTATTTTTGAGATAGATAATGAAAACCAACAGGCGCTAGATATACTGGATTATATGAATATTTTAGAGATAGACAAACCGGTGATCTTTATCTCTAAAGAGAAGGGGATAGATCTGCTATCTAAAGCATTTGCTATGGGTGGAGAAGATTTTATTACGAAGCCGTTTCATATAAAAGAGTTAGAGTTACGGATGCTCAAAGGTATTAGAAAAAAGATCTCAAAAGATGAGATTGAACTTCCCAATGAATATACTTACATATACTCAGAATACGCAGTTGCCAAACATCACTCCTATATCGATATGACAATGAAACAAAAACAACTGTTATATCTGCTCATTACAAATAAAAACAATTTAGTGACATATTCAATGATCGCGGATTATGTATATAACGGAAAAGAGTTTAGCAACAATGCAATTGCAACCCATATTCGAGATATTAGAAAAAAACTGCCAGGGATCCCTATTAAAGCTATCAAAGGTCATGGATATATCTTAAAGGTATAG
- a CDS encoding menaquinone biosynthesis decarboxylase, whose amino-acid sequence MKNTIALLQKHNELKVIDTELDIYLEIPHLAYAEVKKDEAGKALLFTNVIDKKTGHKFEEPVLMNVFGSFKRCELLFGRKIESVADEITKLLHMKPPASFREKLSMAGELFQLKNIFPKRLKSKGACQEIIHLENDIDLTKLPVLTTWEQDGGPFITMGQVYTQSLDGEMVNLGMYRLQVYDKNHLGMHWQIHKDSSHFFDQYQKAGKKMPVSIGIGGDPLYTWCATAPLPYGVNELLMYGLIKKQPAELVKSMTNPLYIPKDVDYVIEGWVDPSTLKVEGPFGDHTGYYTLEEPYPVLEVSAITMKRDRTFLATVVGKPPLEDKYMGWATGKIFFPLLKTTTPDLIDYHMPENAGFHNLILAKMQPLYKGHAKQFMHAFWGAGQMSFVKHAIFVDENAPSLENYEAFATYVLNRFTPKSMFITEGILDALDHSSPEALVGGKLGIDATSANKVEPPQLLGDAELLEKVKELIPDAVDLHQFMRRTNNPITVISVNKMKNAKEYFDALLPLSTNIRIVVFVDAKKNDVRNAYMLVWRVTNNIDALRDIYKSGLMVGIDGTNKNELDGFTREWPDDVDCTMSVVNHLKNIRVWDLDEDLFKKFQLL is encoded by the coding sequence ATGAAAAATACTATTGCACTATTGCAAAAACATAATGAATTAAAAGTAATTGATACAGAATTAGATATCTATTTGGAGATCCCACACCTCGCTTATGCTGAGGTGAAAAAAGACGAAGCAGGCAAAGCACTTCTTTTTACAAACGTGATCGATAAAAAAACAGGACATAAGTTTGAAGAGCCTGTACTTATGAATGTATTTGGTTCATTTAAAAGATGTGAACTTCTTTTTGGTCGCAAGATCGAGAGCGTTGCTGATGAGATCACAAAACTGCTTCATATGAAACCACCTGCATCATTTCGTGAAAAACTTTCAATGGCAGGCGAACTGTTTCAATTAAAAAATATTTTTCCAAAACGTTTAAAATCAAAAGGTGCATGTCAAGAGATCATCCATCTTGAAAATGATATAGATCTTACAAAACTGCCGGTACTTACAACATGGGAACAAGACGGTGGACCTTTTATCACTATGGGGCAGGTTTATACACAGTCACTTGACGGCGAGATGGTAAATCTTGGAATGTATAGATTGCAAGTGTACGATAAGAACCATCTTGGGATGCACTGGCAGATCCATAAAGACTCTTCACACTTCTTCGATCAGTACCAAAAAGCGGGGAAAAAGATGCCTGTATCTATTGGAATCGGTGGTGATCCACTCTATACTTGGTGTGCAACTGCTCCGCTTCCTTACGGTGTAAATGAACTTTTAATGTACGGACTTATCAAGAAGCAACCGGCTGAGCTTGTAAAATCGATGACAAATCCGCTTTATATTCCAAAAGATGTAGATTACGTGATCGAGGGGTGGGTAGATCCTTCTACGTTAAAAGTAGAGGGACCATTCGGTGATCATACGGGATATTATACTTTAGAGGAACCGTATCCTGTTCTAGAAGTTTCTGCAATTACAATGAAGCGGGACAGAACTTTCCTGGCAACGGTTGTTGGTAAACCGCCGTTAGAAGATAAATATATGGGCTGGGCAACAGGAAAGATCTTTTTCCCGTTACTAAAAACTACAACACCTGATCTTATTGACTATCATATGCCTGAAAATGCAGGTTTTCACAATTTGATCTTGGCAAAGATGCAGCCGCTTTATAAAGGGCATGCAAAACAGTTTATGCACGCTTTTTGGGGAGCAGGGCAGATGAGTTTTGTGAAACATGCAATTTTTGTGGATGAAAATGCACCTTCGCTTGAAAACTATGAAGCGTTTGCAACATATGTGCTTAATCGTTTCACTCCAAAATCTATGTTTATCACAGAAGGGATCTTAGATGCACTTGATCACTCTTCACCAGAAGCGTTAGTAGGTGGAAAACTTGGAATCGATGCAACATCGGCAAACAAAGTGGAACCGCCACAGCTTCTTGGTGATGCAGAGTTGTTGGAAAAAGTAAAAGAGCTTATTCCGGATGCTGTAGATCTGCATCAGTTTATGAGAAGAACAAACAATCCTATAACAGTGATCAGTGTAAATAAAATGAAAAATGCCAAAGAGTATTTTGATGCCTTGTTACCGTTAAGTACAAATATCAGAATAGTAGTGTTTGTAGATGCTAAGAAAAATGATGTTCGTAATGCGTATATGCTTGTATGGAGAGTGACAAATAATATTGATGCACTTCGTGATATATACAAATCAGGGTTAATGGTAGGTATTGACGGAACAAACAAAAATGAACTTGACGGTTTTACAAGAGAATGGCCTGACGATGTTGATTGTACAATGTCGGTTGTGAATCATTTAAAAAATATTAGAGTTTGGGATCTTGATGAAGATTTATTCAAAAAGTTCCAATTGTTATAG
- a CDS encoding cytochrome C, which translates to MTKFVFAASAALILLFSSADAAIYKGQKEFVKNCVKCHDSGQTFVASHKMRYWKKMMAKKGKLLAELHLENPKAKKSWKYFQSKKYTKKIKHLKQFLVEYAKDSGNVPACN; encoded by the coding sequence ATGACTAAATTTGTATTTGCTGCGTCGGCAGCTTTAATACTATTATTCTCGTCAGCTGATGCAGCTATTTATAAAGGACAAAAAGAGTTTGTCAAGAATTGTGTAAAATGTCATGATAGTGGGCAAACATTTGTAGCCAGTCATAAAATGAGATATTGGAAGAAAATGATGGCTAAAAAAGGGAAGCTGTTAGCAGAACTGCATTTGGAAAATCCAAAAGCGAAAAAGTCATGGAAGTACTTTCAAAGCAAAAAATATACAAAAAAGATTAAACATCTTAAACAGTTTCTAGTAGAGTATGCAAAAGATAGTGGAAACGTACCTGCTTGTAACTAA
- the argH gene encoding argininosuccinate lyase: MDKMWSGRFSASASSLLDQFNASIMFDRKLYLEDIEGSLAHATMLEKQGILTEEELKQITDGLHQVRAEIESGEFEWKISDEDLHMGIEKRLTALIGDAGKKLHTARSRNDQVAVDFRRWTLKKNLTLVEALKALMKEVLVVAEQHTETLIPGMTHLQHAQPINFGFHLGAYLSMFKRDIERFESSYERNNVSPLGCAALAGTPHNVNRETTADLLGFDSVSVNCLDTVSDRDFALEILFNISTMMMHISRLSEELIMWSSYEFGFVELSDEYSTGSSIMPQKKNPDVPELLRGKTGRVYGSLMGLLTVMKGLPLAYNKDTQEDKEGVFDAVETAEISLEILKEAIKTMTVKPHNMEKACAIGHLSATDLADYLVEKCDIPFREAHFITGRAVAKGEELGVDLSAMEFKYLKEIDERINEDVMPYLALRHSMNARTSQGGTATVRTLEQLEFFRAYITEQSEDLNV, from the coding sequence ATGGATAAAATGTGGTCAGGTCGTTTTAGCGCAAGTGCATCAAGCTTATTAGACCAATTTAATGCTTCGATAATGTTTGATAGAAAACTATACTTAGAAGATATAGAAGGTTCATTAGCACATGCAACAATGCTAGAAAAACAAGGTATTTTAACAGAAGAAGAGTTAAAACAGATTACTGATGGTTTACATCAAGTAAGAGCTGAAATAGAATCGGGTGAGTTTGAGTGGAAAATCTCTGATGAAGATCTTCATATGGGGATTGAAAAACGTTTAACAGCTCTTATTGGTGATGCAGGGAAAAAACTTCATACGGCACGTAGTAGAAATGACCAAGTTGCGGTTGATTTCAGACGCTGGACACTTAAGAAGAACCTTACTTTAGTAGAAGCTCTAAAAGCTCTTATGAAAGAGGTTCTAGTTGTAGCTGAACAACATACAGAGACTTTAATTCCTGGAATGACTCACCTACAACATGCACAACCGATTAACTTTGGTTTCCATTTAGGTGCATACCTTTCAATGTTTAAACGTGATATTGAAAGATTTGAAAGCTCGTATGAAAGAAATAACGTTTCACCACTGGGATGTGCAGCATTAGCTGGAACTCCACATAATGTAAACCGTGAAACTACTGCTGATCTTCTTGGGTTTGACAGTGTAAGTGTAAACTGTTTAGATACGGTAAGTGACAGAGATTTTGCGTTAGAGATCTTATTTAATATCTCTACTATGATGATGCATATTTCACGTCTGAGTGAAGAGCTTATCATGTGGTCATCATACGAGTTCGGATTTGTTGAATTAAGCGATGAATACTCAACTGGTTCTTCAATTATGCCACAAAAGAAAAATCCTGACGTTCCTGAGCTTTTACGTGGAAAAACAGGGCGTGTATACGGATCACTTATGGGACTTTTAACAGTTATGAAAGGGCTTCCGTTAGCGTATAACAAAGATACTCAAGAGGATAAAGAGGGTGTTTTTGATGCAGTTGAAACTGCTGAAATCTCTTTAGAGATCTTAAAAGAAGCTATCAAAACTATGACTGTAAAACCGCATAACATGGAAAAAGCATGTGCAATCGGTCACTTAAGTGCAACAGATTTAGCAGATTATCTTGTAGAGAAATGCGATATTCCATTCCGTGAAGCGCATTTTATTACAGGTCGTGCAGTAGCTAAAGGTGAAGAACTAGGTGTAGACCTTAGTGCAATGGAGTTTAAATATCTTAAAGAGATTGATGAGAGAATCAATGAAGATGTAATGCCGTATTTAGCACTTCGCCACTCTATGAATGCAAGAACATCTCAGGGTGGAACTGCAACTGTAAGAACATTAGAGCAACTAGAGTTTTTTAGAGCTTATATAACAGAACAAAGTGAGGATTTAAACGTATGA